CATTCTGGTGCCAAACAGGACAAGGACCCAAGTCAacagacagagcaacacacaGAAGAAGACCAACAGATGGATGATCGGCAGGTAGCcgcgtggttagagcgttggactagtaaccgaaaggttgcaagatcgaatccccgagctgtcaaggtcaaatctgtcgttcgacccctgaacaaggcagttaacccactgttcctaggctgtcattgaaaataagactttgttcttaactaaccTTCCTAATAAAATCATtaaaacagacacacaaatactTTGCCAGAGTGCAGAGAGCTaataataaaatgttaaaaattAGCTGCAGTTTCAATATTTTACATTTGTTGGCAAATCTGTGTGAGATTTGAAAATAATAATCACTCAATGTGTTTCTGAGCCATATCAAaccagggtcatgttcagtaagcagcaaataaaaataaaaaagacaaaCAAGAAAGGACAACATGAGCTTgttcaagaaaaaaaaaaaactcaaatttTCGGTTTCCGCTGCAAAACGTTTTCCATcgcatgccctaatgaacacaacccagacaTAGGCTATAAGTATTGGAGAGGGACAAAGTCAACGGACAGGCATAATAACACAATCCCACACAAACTCCCAAAACATTAAAGACAAATCACGTAAGAGGTCAGTGCAAAAAAAATCCGCTGGAAAACAAGCTGACCTATTACCACGTATGTACAATAAGTCCTGACTTAAATATACCCAGTGAATCTGTTCAGAGTCCTCATACTCTCTTGTAGTGTTGACAGTAAGGTGAGTGATGAAGTCACAGCTTGAAGTCCAAGAGGCTGTATGGAGAAATAGTCgtgtctttttgtaggcactaactccgccACGGTTCGATGAACAAAGCCTATGGGGAAAATGACTGTCGTTTTTAGATAAACactgaaaataaggtctgtggtaaacacagggtTAGGAGatcttgtttgttttgttctaggagttaatcttcatcagctaatgtcactttgtgaattttgaagcatttatgtaataAAAAAAGCACATgaataaaggtcatgttaactgactgatattatctcatagaacaaagtGTActgtataagatctcctaagcctgtgttaaacaCTGAAAATAAGGTCAGAGGTTATCCCAAAACCCCATTCCTTCCCCATAGGAAaggctgaacgaaccagaggtaactcacttccgggttttaggactacaagctagCGAGCTCTACTGGTCACAGTGGGTGGTAGCTATGGGTTTTAACAGCGACCCACAAGATGGCGATGGGGGGCTATGAAAGAGTGAAAGCCATATTGGACTCCCTCACAGCTCTTACAGTTCCTGTTGTGCATTTATGCATCTCCAAATTGGGAACCCTGAGCGCCCCATACAGCGATAGCATTAAGCCCAATGGGAGGCCTCAGAAGTTCCTCCTTTGCCCCTCACTAGGTGATGTTACAGTTACTTTTGCTGCTACTAGTCTTGGGGGGGCTCGGAGGCGGTTTAAAGGACTTGGAGCGTTTGAGACTGTTTcccttgctgctgctgctgttgttgccgCTCACGCCGCCGCCCGCCGCATTGGTGGCCACGGAGTAGGAGCGTCCATGCATCATGACAGCATTCATTCcgttggccatggagaaggaCTTGAGGTGGGACTTGATGGCCATGGGGAGAGGCAGCTTGTCAATGAGGTGGACGGGGGTGCATGAGACGATGGAGCGGCAACACAGGTCCTGGAGGCTGAACACTGGTGGGGAGGGGGATGGACAGGGAAGGACATAGTCAAGTTGTATTACATTCTATAACTGTATAGCATAGGACATGACAACAATCTAGTTGTGTTGCTGGTTTATTTTGCAGGTGGGACAGCTGCTGTTGCGTCAATGACGAGGAGAGCCCAGTGCGCTTTGACCCATCAAATGAGAACCCAGCAAGCAAGAGACAACCCCCTTTCATTATtccaaataaactcagcaaaaaaagaaacgtcctctcactgtcaactgcgtttattttcagcaaagttaacatgtgtaaatatttgtatgaacataacaagattcaacagctGACacgcaaactgaacaagttccacagatatgtgactaacagaaatggaataatgtgtccctgaacaaagggggggtcaaaatcaaaagtaacagtcagtatctggtgtggccaccagctgcattaagtactgcagtgcatctcctcctcatggactgcaccagatttgcccgttcttgctatgagatgttacccaactcttccaccaaggcacctgcaagttccctgacatttctgggggggaatggccctagccctcaccctctgatccaacaggtcacagacgtgctcaatgggattgagatccgggcttttcgctggcaatggcagaacactgacattcctgtcttgcaaggattcacgcacagaacgagcagtatggctggtgacattgtcatgctggagggtaatttcaggatgagcctgcaggaagggtacgacatgagggaggaggatgtcttccctgtaacgcacagcgttgagattgcctgcaatgacaacaagctcagtccgatgatgctgtgacacaccgccccagtccatgacggaccctccacctccaaatcgatcccactccagagtacaggtttcagtgtaacgctcattccttcgactaaaagcgaatctgaccatcacccctggtgagacaaaaccgtaattcatcagtgaagagcactttttgccagtcctgccaGTGACGATGGGTTTGTGTCCAtaagcgacgttgttgccggtgatgtctggtgaggaactgccttacaacaggccttcaAGCCCTCAGTCCTACCTCTCTCACGCTACTACGGACAGTCTGAgccctgatggagggattgtgtgttcctggtgtacctcgggcagttgttgccatcctgtacctgtcccgcaggtgtgatgtacaGATGTACCGATCCCgttcaggtgttgttacatgtggtctgccactgcgaggacgatcagctgtccatcctgtctccctgtagcgctgtcttaggagtctcacagtacggacattgcaatttattgccctggccacatctgtagtcctcatgcctacatttgcagcatgcctaaggcacgttcacgcagatgagcagggaccctgggcatcttacttttggtgtttttcagagtcagtagaaaggcctctttagtgtcctacgttttcataactgtgaccttaattgcataccgtctgtaagctgttagtgtcttaatgaccattccacaggtgcatgttcattaattgtttatggttcattgaacaaacatgggaaatagtgtttaaaccctttacaatgaatatctgtgaagttatttggatttttacaaattatctttgaaagacagggacgtttctttttttgctgagtttagatataTTCCATATATCAATCAAATCAAAGAATTGAAGGGTAGCaacataaaataacaaataagCCCAAGTTTCCTCACACCAACAATAACCTTTGACCTTTCCCATTTTTTTAATACACCCTAAGACTTACCAACCCAATACCCTACAATGGCTGTAACTTTAGTCTTCCCTGTACTCCTCACCTCGGTTTGGTCTCCAGAACTTCTCCATGCCGTGCCTCATCAGCACGATGCGCGACAGCTCCGTGAACGACTCGATGACGTTGAAGTTGCACAGAGGGCTGACCTCAAAGAAGGTCATGCCGTTCTTCTCGGCGTAGGCGCGGGCCTGCTCCGTGGGCACCTGCCTCTTATAGGCCAGGTGGAGCCGGTTGCCTACTAGGATGCGGGGCACCCCCGGGGCATGCtgggggaaaggagagaaagcAATAGGGGGATGATATTGAGAGAAGGGGTTGTTTTGTTAACAACTCCCATCTTGTTTACGATTCCTTGAATCAAATCACACACAAACCCTGTTCGAACAGGAAACACACCGGCCTTCTCAAAGCAGGAAAGGAAACAGGAAGAGCATAAATCACCTTTATTCTGTAAATACATTTATCAGGCATATGCATGCTACCTTTGAAGCATCTATCCTTTTTCCAGTGCCATCCAAATGTGTGCACAGACAAGGTACCAtgatgctagctagccagccaggtaGCATGGCTAAACAAGGTTGTTTGTTATCAAACCAAAAACTTGCGGCCGCAAGTAGTTTAAAATGGCCGGCTACAATGGTTGAAAATATGATATAAAAATGTGCACCAATtcacaggagagaggggagaaggtagCTCCGGTAACATGGGGCATAACTTTTGAGTGGCTTTCAGTGTTGTAAAGGCGCAAGCATGACTGTCACTTCGCTCTGTTTTTCCTCTCTGGCAGTGGCACTCAAGAGGCTGCGTGACAGAGAAGCCTAGTCAGACTGGCCCTGCTTGTTCTTACTGGAGAAATTAAACCATGCCGCTCCAATAACTAAACAAATGTAACAACAAACTTCATCACTGTCTGCACACCCCAGCTCGCCATCACGGCTTAATAACATTTATAAACTGATGAAGAAGATGGAGAGGAGCTAATGGCTGGTTAGGGGATGTGGCTTGCTGCTCACAGCTGTCGCACGTGACATATGGTGAAGTACTCATTCTGATATGACGTCACACTCTTAACTCTGTTTAATATTTTATTTGTAGGGAAGCATTCTGTGCTCAGTCATTCGTTTCTAAATGAGAAACGCACCATCATTTACTGATCACACAGGGAGAAGATATTTTCGGCCTCTCCGGATATACACGATTCACGTGGACAACCTATTTTGAAGTGAAAATGGCAAATATCTCCAAAAAGTGATGAGTTTGCAACCTTGCagattttgtttgtttgtatttatcctttatttaactaggcaagtcagttaagaacaaattattatttacaatgacggccttggaacagtgggttaactgccttgttcaggagcagtacgacagatttttaccttgtcagctcgggggttcgatctggcaacctttcagttactggccta
This sequence is a window from Oncorhynchus mykiss isolate Arlee chromosome 13, USDA_OmykA_1.1, whole genome shotgun sequence. Protein-coding genes within it:
- the LOC110485744 gene encoding ras-related protein Rab-40C; this translates as MRGMMATQGSPVKSYDYLLKFLLVGDSDVGKGEILDSLQDGSAESPYPYSSGIDYKTTTILLDGRRVKLELWDTSGQGRFCTIFRSYSRGAQGILLVYDITNGWSFDGIDRWIREIDEHAPGVPRILVGNRLHLAYKRQVPTEQARAYAEKNGMTFFEVSPLCNFNVIESFTELSRIVLMRHGMEKFWRPNRVFSLQDLCCRSIVSCTPVHLIDKLPLPMAIKSHLKSFSMANGMNAVMMHGRSYSVATNAAGGGVSGNNSSSSKGNSLKRSKSFKPPPSPPKTSSSKSNCNIT